TGTATAAAGGTTATCTTTGTAAAATGAAATTTTTTGACTTGCTTCTTGAATAGATAAAATTTCTTCTAAATTAAGTTCTTTTAATGAGTCTTTTAGAATATTTAAACTTTCATTTTCATCAGAAATCGAAAAGTCTTTATTTAGAGAAAAATAATTATAATATTTTCTAAGAATTTTTAAAGCAAAAGAGTGAAAAGTAGATAGCTCAACTTTTTTTGCAATTTTTTCTCCAATAAGAGAAGCTAATCTTGCATGCATTTCTTTTGCAGCTTTATTGGTAAAGCTTACTGCAACAATTGATTCTGGCTTAACTCCTGAATAAATCATCCAAGCAATTCTTGATGTGATAACTTTAGTTTTTCCGGTACCTGCTCCAGCAATAACAAGTACAGGACCATTAATCGCTGTGACAGCTTTTTTTTGTTCGTTATTTAAGGAATGCAGTAAATGTTCCATAAGTCAATTTTTATCCAAATAGATAATGTGCAATTTCTACACCAAAGGTGCTGACTAAAAAGGCTCCAAATCCTAAAAATGGTCCAAAAGGAATAGCTTCTTTTAAGCCATTTTTTGTTATAATTCCCCAAATTATTCCAACAATAGCACCAGTTATACTCGCATAAAATAAAGTAAAAACAATCCCTTTCCAACCTAAAACTGCGCCTAAAAAACCCAAATATTTAACATCTCCCATTCCCATTCCATCTTTATTTCTTATGAGTTTATATAAAGAAGATATGCCGTAAAGTCCTCCTGCTCCTGCCACAATTCCAATTAGGCTTTCAAGCCATCCAAGTTCTGGGTTAAGAGAGCCAATTATAAAGCCAATTATGGTTCCAGGTATTGTAATGAAATCTGGTAAAATTCTCTGTTTTATATCGATAATTGATAAAGCAATACCTGTATAAATAATCCATAATGAAGTAAAAAATGGAACAAAATTAGTAAAATGAAATTTACCAAATTGAATTGAATTATCATAATTAAAATAAGGTATAATATTTATTAAATCTAATGGAGTTAAAAATTTAAAAAATACAAAAAGTGTTAAAATTCCAGTTAATAACTCAACAAATGGATATTGATATGAGATTTTTGTTTTACAATTTGAGCACTTTCCTTTTGTTAAGAAAAAACCAATAATAGGAATAAGATCTATATTTGGAATATTTTTTTTACAATGAGTGCAAAAACTTCTTGGTGAAACAAGAGATATTTTTTGTGGAACTCTATAGGCAACTACATTTAAAAAACTGCCAATACTAACTCCAAATGCAAAAATAAATATTCCAATAATAATATTCAATGTATTTAATTCAACAGACATGTCATTTTCCTTGACAAAATTAAAGAATTCAATCAACTATGCTGCTTGGACTGTTTTTGCCAGTATCTTACTTGTTACATATGGCAATGCAATAGAATTGAACACGAGTGTAATATGAAATCAATCTCAAAAAATAGAAAAGCTTGGCATGATTACTACATCGAAGAAAAGTTTGAAGCTGGTATTAGTTTAAAAGGAAGTGAGGTAAAAGTACTGAGAGAAGGACATGGCAGTATTGTAGAAGGTTATGCCTTAGTTCGAGAAGGTCAGGCTTGGTTAGTGAACGCTTATATTCCCACCTTAAAAAATGCCAGTTATCTTAATCATGCAGAAAGACGTGAGCGCAGGTTATTATTAAAGCGTAAGGAAATAGAAAAATTAGATGCCGCAACAAGACAAAAAGGATATACATTGATTCCTTTAGAAATGTATTTTGATGACAACAATAGAATTAAAATTGAGTTGGGGCTTGCAAAAGGTAAAGCGCATCATGACAAGCGTGAATCTGCAAAAGAAAAAGACGCAAAAAAAGAGGCTCAAAGAGCATTGCGCCGTTAAAATTCAATTAATCAATGTCAACATTTATTGTAAAAGTTTTATCGTTTTCAAGGGATTTTGCAGTCGGTGATTCACTTTTCTGACGAGCCACAATAGTGATAGTTGTTTTTCCTTCTCCAATAAAAGAAAATTTGTAAACAACGTTGCCAGAGTTTCCAAGAGCCACTCCTTTAGGCATACAGCATTTATTTTTCCCATCAAACTTTACCATTGAACCAGAAAAACGAGGTTCAAGATAATTATAGGATGTTGTTGTAATATCTTTGAGTACAACAGCAATTTTATCATCTTTGTCAACTTCGATAGAAACAGAATCTTTATTTAAACCACTAATGATTTTATAACCCTGTATTTCATTTTGTGAGGGTAAGTTGTTGTTTTCTTCTATCGACCTGCTGGAGGTTGAGCACCCAACCATAAAAGAACCAATTGCATAAAAAATTCCGAGTAACTTGACTGTTTTAATCATTTTAATTCCTCAAGAAAAAATTAATCTTATATAAATTATTATTATAATTAAAAATTCAATTTCCAGCAATGTTAAAATGATTGAGTGTAAACGGTATGTAATTATAGAGATTGCATTGCTGGATTTGTTTTTTATTAGCTAACACTGCAAGTTAGTTTTGAAAGAGATTCTTTTCCTGTAGAAATCACAGAGTCCCACGAACGTCTTGCTTCATCGCCTTGAAATTCTTCATCGTATGTTTCTAAAAGGTCTTGGATACCGTCGGCGTCTTCTAAGAGACTTAACGCATTAACGGCCGAGCGAAAGTAGCGCGCTGCTTCATTAGGATGCCTTTTTACTTTTAAGCAAAGACGTCCCATTTCTTCATACCATTGAGCCTTTTCTTCGGGCAATGCGTATTCTCCACTTTCTCCAAGTAAATAAATGTATGAATTTAAAGCGCGGACGTGATCGCGCGCTGCAATCATTTCTGCTATTTTGGGGGAAAGAGTTTGAATGGTTTTGCGGGCACGCACTTGTTCTCTTCTTTTGTCTTCAAGACTTTCTTGAGAATTTCTTTCAATAATACGTTCGCAATATGCTTTTAAAAGGCGCAAATCTTCAGGAAGAACCTGATCGCGCTCTGTTTCCAAAGTTGGATTGATTTGGCGAAATAGATTTAGTAATTCAGGCGGTTGAACGTGTAAGTAGCTTGCAAGGACTTGTATTGCCCATGGTCTTTCATCTGGCCATACCCTTTCAGCTCGTTCCATTTGCCTAATCAGTTCGTGCATATCCATAGCGTCTCCTTGATGGCTTCTCTTCTTATTAATAACAATACAGCAAACAACAAGCTTAAAAAACATTCAGCAACAAATACATGCGACTTTAACTCGCAATGGTCAAGACAATTTTTTGGCTTCTTTGGAATTTTGATTCTTATCGTCCTTGATTTTAAGTGAATTGTCTGTCTTATGGCTGACTTTGTAAATTGCAAAAAAAATATTTCTTTTTTTTTTAAATAATTTTAGTTTATTATATGTTATTGAGATTGTGTCTCAAAAAGTAGCAAAAAAATTTAACGTGTCTCATATACCACACATTTGTCATAACCTGAATCAAAAAAGATACACTTTATTTTAAGAATTGTATCAAATTATTTTTTTTTACTATAAAATCATATGTTTTTGATTTGGCATGAATGTTGCTTACTAGAAAGTGTTATACATAGTTTCTATTTTTAAGTTTTGTTTAAAAAATAGAGGTTTTTGTATCTTTTTTGAAGAGGAGTGATTCATGAACTCATTTTTAAATACAATTAAAAATATTAGTCAATCTCCAAATTATAGTTCTTCAGCAAATTTAACAAAAGCTATTGCTGAAAATCTTTTTAAAGATTTAAGAGAATATGGGCTCGCTGACAAAGATATTGTTGCTATTTCTTCGGAAATACTAAATAAATTAACTGATGATTTAAAAAATCGTAACGCCAAAAATAATAATTCAGAAAGTTAAAACCTAATTATTTTTACCACTATTTATTACTAGGTTTTATTTTTTTATAAGTAAAATGTATGAAAGAGTTTAATAATTAAATTATCAAACTCTTCATAGGTAGGTACAGATTTTTAAATAATCTGTAGCAAAAGAGGAGCAAGATAAACCTTAAAGTTTATCCCGCTTGTTTGAGATGCTTATCAGCAGATTTCTTAGCAACAACTCTTTTAGCAGTCGCCTTTCTCTTCGTGCTTTTTTTGCGAGTAGATTTAGAAACTAGAGAAAGCTTAGATTTACGTCTCTTAGCTGTAGGCTTGCGTTTAGCAGCTGTTTTACGTTTACCTGAAACTTTTCTTTTCGTTTTTCTTTTCTTTGACGCAGTTGTTTTTTTAGTTGTGCGTTTAGCTTTGGTTTTTCTACTTTTCGTTTTTTTAGTAACTTTTCTTTTTTTAGTTACTTTAGACTTAGTAGATTTTCTGCGTTTTTTACCAGCTGTAACTTTTTTAGCTTTTGAAGTACCAGCTTTTTTTCTTCTACGAACCACCATATGTTTTCCTCTCCCATCATCAAGGATGATTTTTTTAAAACAGCCACATAGCGTCATCTCGACGCGTTCTGCGCAAATGGGCATCCTCCCGATGCATTGTATTTGCGCTTCAATTAATTATCGACATTTACAAAAATAGCTTGAGTTTATTTTACGAGTCTTATTGTCTTTCTAGTGAAATTTTGGCAAAATGGCGAAGAAATAACTTTTGTATTATTTTGTTTTTCTTAGTTATTTTAAGGGGTTATGTAGTGACTGGGATTTCAGATGTAGATTCTTTGGCGCCAGCTGGGAAAACTCGGCTGTGTTTTTTATTTGGCACAAATATTGGCCACAGTTTGTCTCCTGAAATTCATAAAAAATGGTTTCAATCACTAAACTTAAATTGTGTCTATCTGCCTTTTGTTTCTAAGAACCAAAATGATTTTTTGCTTGCTGCACAAGGTATTGTTACAGCAGATAACTTTTTAGGTGCTAACGTCACTCATCCTTTTAAAAGCAGTGTTTTAAATCTCAATGATGTTATTCAGTCAGAAACTGTTAAAAAAATTAAATCTGCCAATACAATTTATAAAAATACTTTCAATCAATTGTGTTTAGAAAATACAGATATTATAGGCTTTACAAAGTCGATTGAACAACTGATACAACCGCAAACTTATTTTGAAATGCTTGTTCTTGGAGGAGGTGGCGCTGCGGTCACGGCCTTGTTTTACGGTATGATGAATTCGTATTGCTCTCAAATGCTTTGTGTCACGCGGTCTCCAGAAAAGACAATAAAAAATTATGATTATTTAGAATGTTACGAGAAACTTGTTGTTAAAAATCTTAATGAAACTGTATTGAATGAGTTGATTTATAACATAAGAAAACAAAATAAATTAACAGTTATCGTAAACACTTTGCCACTTGGAATAGGAGAACATGCAGAAGGGAGTTATAGAGATAACAATCTTTTTGCAGAGCAACTTATTACACAGTTAAATACAGAGACAACATGTTATCTTGATTTGGTTTATTTTGATACCAAGCCCCTAAAACTCGCTCAGAAAAAACTTATGAGATGTTTAAACGGAAAAACGATGTTGGTTGCTCAGGCGCAAGAAAGTTTTCGTTTGTGGACAGGTGTGCTTCCTGCTAAGTGTTGAGCAATAAGTCTGCAACATGTTTTAATGTTTCATCTTTTTTGCAAAACGCGAACCGTATCCAAGGCAGACTTTTTGGTGCTTTTTTATAAAACGAAGACAATGGGATTGTTGCAATTTTATAGGTTTCAATAAGCTGTTTTGTATATAGTGTATCAGACATATCTCCAGCAAGGTGTTCGTAATTTGCGGCAAGAAAAAAGGTTCCTTCCGAATTGCTTACAGAATAGCCCGCTCTTTCTAAGATGCTTTTTAAAAAATTTCTTTTTGTCTGATAACTTTCTCTTTGTGTCTTTAAATAGTTATCTAGCCAGACTTTGTTAGACATGGCAGCGGCTAATCCTAATTGTGTAAATGGGCTTGTACAGAATACAGTTGCTTGGTGCACAAGACGGATTCCATTGGTTAAATGTGGCGGAGCGCATACCCATCCCGTTTTTAATCCTGTAAACCCAAATGTTTTTGCTGCAGAACTGACTCGTATAACAAGGTGCTGAATTTTAGGAATCGAACAGAGTGAGATGTGGCGCGCTGGTTCATAAACAAGATTTTCATAAACTTCATCACTAATAATGAGAGTATTCTTTTTTAATAATTTTGAAGCAATTCTATCGAGTTCTTCTTCTGTAAAAACCTTTCCTGTAGGGTTATGAGGAGAGTTTATAATTGCAAGTGACACCCCCGCAGCACATGCGGCATCGAATTCGCTCCAATCAACACTCCATCCGCCTCCGCGAATGCCAACCGCTGTATCTGGAGCATGGAGTCGAATCGGAACTGCAACTCCTCCTGCATTTGCAATAGCTTGGTAGTATAAATCAAATGCAGGTTCAAAAAGAAGCACTCGATCTCCAGGATTTACAAAAGCATTGATTGCACAAAAAATTGCTTCTGAAGCACCACAAGTAATTGTAATTTCTGTCTCAGGATTATAAATAACACCCGTAAATGATTCTACAAATAAAGATATTTCTTGGCGTAATCGTTCTTCTCCATGCGATGGCGCATACTGATTATGGCAAGTTAACACTTCTTTAGAGACTGCATCAATAACTTGAGAGGGGCCATAAAAATCGGGAAACCCTTGACCTAAATTAACAGCGTTATAAATATTGGAAAGCGAAGTAATTTCAGAAAATATGCTTGTGCCAGTTTCATTCCAGCGGTGTGCAATTCGACTTGATCTTTG
This region of Spirobacillus cienkowskii genomic DNA includes:
- a CDS encoding prepilin peptidase, producing the protein MSVELNTLNIIIGIFIFAFGVSIGSFLNVVAYRVPQKISLVSPRSFCTHCKKNIPNIDLIPIIGFFLTKGKCSNCKTKISYQYPFVELLTGILTLFVFFKFLTPLDLINIIPYFNYDNSIQFGKFHFTNFVPFFTSLWIIYTGIALSIIDIKQRILPDFITIPGTIIGFIIGSLNPELGWLESLIGIVAGAGGLYGISSLYKLIRNKDGMGMGDVKYLGFLGAVLGWKGIVFTLFYASITGAIVGIIWGIITKNGLKEAIPFGPFLGFGAFLVSTFGVEIAHYLFG
- the smpB gene encoding SsrA-binding protein SmpB, encoding MKSISKNRKAWHDYYIEEKFEAGISLKGSEVKVLREGHGSIVEGYALVREGQAWLVNAYIPTLKNASYLNHAERRERRLLLKRKEIEKLDAATRQKGYTLIPLEMYFDDNNRIKIELGLAKGKAHHDKRESAKEKDAKKEAQRALRR
- a CDS encoding pyridoxal phosphate-dependent aminotransferase; the encoded protein is MQRSSRIAHRWNETGTSIFSEITSLSNIYNAVNLGQGFPDFYGPSQVIDAVSKEVLTCHNQYAPSHGEERLRQEISLFVESFTGVIYNPETEITITCGASEAIFCAINAFVNPGDRVLLFEPAFDLYYQAIANAGGVAVPIRLHAPDTAVGIRGGGWSVDWSEFDAACAAGVSLAIINSPHNPTGKVFTEEELDRIASKLLKKNTLIISDEVYENLVYEPARHISLCSIPKIQHLVIRVSSAAKTFGFTGLKTGWVCAPPHLTNGIRLVHQATVFCTSPFTQLGLAAAMSNKVWLDNYLKTQRESYQTKRNFLKSILERAGYSVSNSEGTFFLAANYEHLAGDMSDTLYTKQLIETYKIATIPLSSFYKKAPKSLPWIRFAFCKKDETLKHVADLLLNT